One part of the Lapillicoccus jejuensis genome encodes these proteins:
- a CDS encoding ATP-dependent nuclease yields MPIRRDHEVAHDPAGGLLERAVEEWVSNHSQRDRRSPEIAQVATRLREKSLAGLEKQLRSIAPLDGPFSFELTYSIPPDYRLLLQNLALTVKEGGQSIPLSDSGSGTQSMAVFALYAYLAELESTTYLLGLEEPEQNLHPQAQQQLMRNLSALDLQVVFTTHSPTIVDTLDHEHVVMCKRTTSKKRELEVRISQISRTFFVDHQLDRERYYKFHRRRNSEFLFADFVVVTEGPVDAVVVERLLVDAGTPPDQLGISVVPLDGVTSIDYMFHLLRGLQIEAAFVVDRDYFLPYKNGERKNSLDSRGFPQFGSTLQAGCLLKEVLPKGNLGKKIIDDLSAHPSDAMRALIPLGFFSFMWSLEVDLVNASTPRTRMLDQLGVPEADRSTKKLLVDKSSAIKRQEVLLPAIAGLGATALPTSYKSLRREIPKLAEAARSR; encoded by the coding sequence GTGCCAATCCGCCGTGACCACGAGGTCGCGCATGATCCCGCCGGCGGCCTCCTGGAGCGGGCTGTCGAGGAGTGGGTCAGCAACCACAGTCAACGCGACCGCCGAAGCCCGGAGATCGCCCAGGTGGCTACGCGGCTTCGCGAGAAGTCACTCGCGGGGTTGGAGAAGCAACTCCGGTCGATCGCCCCGCTCGACGGCCCCTTCTCCTTCGAGCTGACTTACTCGATCCCGCCCGACTACCGCCTCCTGTTGCAGAACCTGGCGCTCACGGTCAAGGAGGGCGGGCAGTCGATCCCGTTGTCCGACAGCGGCAGTGGGACCCAAAGCATGGCCGTGTTCGCCCTATACGCGTACTTGGCGGAACTTGAGAGCACCACCTACCTCCTCGGCCTGGAGGAACCTGAACAGAACCTCCACCCACAGGCACAGCAGCAACTCATGCGCAACCTCTCAGCGCTCGACCTACAGGTCGTTTTCACGACGCACTCGCCCACCATCGTCGACACGCTGGACCACGAGCACGTCGTGATGTGCAAGCGGACCACGAGTAAGAAGCGGGAGCTCGAAGTACGCATTTCCCAGATCAGTCGGACGTTCTTTGTCGATCACCAGCTCGACCGCGAGCGGTACTACAAGTTCCACCGGCGAAGGAATTCTGAGTTCCTGTTCGCGGACTTTGTTGTTGTAACCGAGGGACCGGTCGACGCAGTCGTCGTGGAGCGACTCCTGGTTGACGCTGGAACCCCACCGGACCAACTCGGAATCAGCGTCGTTCCCCTGGATGGGGTTACCAGTATCGACTACATGTTTCACCTATTGCGGGGCCTCCAGATTGAGGCGGCTTTCGTAGTCGACCGCGACTATTTCCTGCCCTACAAGAATGGGGAACGAAAGAATAGCCTCGACAGCAGAGGGTTCCCGCAGTTTGGCTCCACCCTGCAAGCCGGATGCCTACTCAAGGAGGTACTGCCAAAGGGAAACCTTGGCAAGAAGATCATCGACGACCTCTCGGCCCATCCGAGCGATGCCATGAGAGCTCTCATCCCTCTGGGTTTCTTCAGCTTCATGTGGTCGCTGGAAGTTGACCTCGTGAACGCCTCCACTCCGAGAACTCGGATGCTCGATCAGCTAGGCGTGCCGGAGGCAGACAGGTCCACCAAGAAGTTGCTCGTCGATAAGTCGAGCGCGATCAAGCGGCAAGAAGTCCTCCTCCCTGCAATCGCAGGCCTCGGTGCCACAGCGCTCCCGACTTCGTACAAGAGTCTGCGTCGCGAGATTCCCAAACTCGCCGAGGCTGCCCGCTCCAGATGA
- a CDS encoding AAA family ATPase, translating into MTAASPERMKVRVTRLKIEKFRAIGAAEIELGSTVALVGQNGAGKSSVLRALNAFFNFDSERQAFEAGWHRYSTSTQSIIEVTIAGLPPETLLPIVVGTGEFRGRLKYQRKPIWQVWKGGKWETVPSFQDTLRQHIT; encoded by the coding sequence GTGACGGCCGCTTCTCCGGAGCGGATGAAGGTGCGAGTTACCCGCCTTAAGATCGAGAAGTTCCGGGCGATAGGCGCCGCCGAGATCGAACTCGGCAGCACGGTCGCGCTCGTTGGTCAGAACGGGGCCGGCAAATCTTCGGTTCTGCGGGCGCTTAACGCCTTCTTCAATTTTGATTCAGAGCGCCAAGCGTTCGAGGCTGGGTGGCACCGCTACTCGACGAGTACACAGTCGATCATCGAAGTCACGATCGCTGGCCTCCCGCCAGAAACACTGCTGCCCATTGTTGTAGGAACCGGCGAATTTCGCGGCCGCCTGAAGTACCAGCGCAAGCCGATATGGCAGGTATGGAAGGGTGGCAAGTGGGAGACTGTGCCAAGTTTCCAGGACACTCTTCGCCAACACATCACCTAG